A stretch of Vibrio maritimus DNA encodes these proteins:
- a CDS encoding MarR family winged helix-turn-helix transcriptional regulator, with protein MQNLETLNQLLTEFYDKMSSWEQSVVKETGYSLAQVHTIEVLGVHGAMRMKELADKLGITTGTLTVQVDKLVAAKLMERFPHPNDRRAIVVGLTEAGQAIHRHHNQLHLDLVKDITRHFDEGQEALLISCLSKMNREF; from the coding sequence ATGCAGAATCTAGAAACGTTAAACCAGTTACTGACCGAGTTTTACGACAAGATGTCGTCTTGGGAGCAGTCTGTCGTCAAAGAGACCGGCTATTCATTGGCTCAAGTACACACCATAGAGGTTTTGGGTGTTCATGGCGCCATGCGAATGAAAGAGCTCGCTGATAAACTGGGAATAACCACCGGTACCTTGACGGTGCAGGTCGATAAGCTAGTGGCTGCAAAATTGATGGAACGTTTCCCTCATCCGAACGATCGCCGTGCAATTGTGGTTGGGTTGACAGAGGCGGGGCAAGCAATTCACCGTCACCACAACCAATTACACCTCGACTTAGTTAAAGACATCACTCGACATTTTGATGAGGGGCAAGAAGCTTTACTTATCTCATGTCTATCGAAGATGAATCGCGAGTTCTAA
- a CDS encoding LysR family transcriptional regulator gives MHHLNIRSLEYLNAVSKYGSLRKASKMLNVDPAAVSRMLSQLEVQVEVKVWERNSRQSYLTEAGKELLEYYQSIVRGEAAVLSRLTKLKNLTGGSVSIAIGEGFITNLVSTPMQTFMARYPDINLSIEIAGALDAVKMLEDQQIDFAITYASAPHSKLHSHVERSHPLELIVPKGHFLTMNTSPATLQDLQDVSLALIDNSTGMGRLVKHAEQISHLTLKPKLQTNSVTALTNFVVAGLGVTFMPKLTVIDEIEAGTIEIVDTELGMLPKATVKVLSLKGRELSPQAKTLLEFLMENTAFLRFDAHTVPMQTR, from the coding sequence ATGCACCACCTCAATATTCGTTCGCTTGAATACTTAAATGCGGTTTCCAAGTATGGGTCATTGCGAAAGGCGTCAAAGATGCTCAACGTCGATCCAGCAGCAGTGAGTAGAATGTTGAGTCAGCTCGAGGTGCAAGTCGAGGTGAAAGTGTGGGAAAGAAATAGCCGGCAATCCTACCTGACCGAAGCCGGTAAAGAGCTATTAGAATATTACCAATCTATCGTGAGAGGCGAGGCAGCGGTGCTTTCTCGGCTCACTAAGCTAAAAAACTTGACGGGTGGTAGCGTTAGCATTGCGATTGGAGAGGGGTTTATTACCAATTTGGTATCGACACCAATGCAGACGTTTATGGCTCGCTATCCCGATATCAACCTGTCGATAGAAATTGCGGGAGCGCTGGATGCCGTCAAGATGCTGGAAGACCAGCAGATAGATTTTGCTATTACCTACGCCTCTGCACCTCACTCTAAACTTCATTCGCATGTAGAGCGCAGCCATCCATTAGAGTTGATCGTCCCTAAGGGACACTTTCTTACTATGAATACCTCACCTGCAACCTTGCAAGACCTGCAAGATGTTTCTCTGGCATTGATAGACAATTCAACAGGCATGGGCAGGTTGGTAAAACATGCAGAGCAAATTTCCCATTTAACACTTAAGCCAAAACTTCAAACCAATTCAGTGACGGCGTTGACCAACTTTGTTGTCGCTGGGCTCGGCGTTACTTTCATGCCTAAGCTGACCGTCATCGACGAGATAGAAGCGGGAACCATTGAAATTGTAGATACCGAACTGGGTATGCTTCCAAAAGCGACGGTAAAAGTGCTTTCACTCAAGGGGAGAGAGCTCAGCCCGCAGGCTAAGACCCTACTTGAGTTCTTAATGGAAAATACCGCGTTTCTCCGTTTTGACGCGCATACTGTTCCGATGCAAACCCGATAG
- the rodA gene encoding rod shape-determining protein RodA: MLKALNTPKIDVLILLAIVTIMLLGSLTIWSASGYSEATMTNHLMRCGISILCVVIMASIPARQYRRVSPYLYLLTILLLIGVVLAGDSSNGSQRWLSIAGFRFQPSELVKLAIPMMVAWFIQQEGTRPTGIRLLVAILMTAIPAGLIFVQPDLDGAIFGIIYMLFVLYFAGMSWKIIGGFAALVATSIPLLWFFVIEAYQKKRIIQFLNPQSDPLGSGYQIIQSHIAIGSGGVTGKGWMNATQSSLGFIPESHTDFIFSAYAEEWGFLGCVLLLSLYLFITLRALWLACHCHHAYSRLVCGSLALSFFLYAFINTGMVSGLLPVMGSPLPFFSYGGTAMITQGVCFGIIMSLCRASSRYE; encoded by the coding sequence ATGCTAAAAGCTCTTAACACTCCAAAAATCGACGTCCTCATCTTGTTGGCGATCGTCACTATCATGCTGCTTGGTTCACTCACTATCTGGAGTGCCAGCGGTTATAGCGAAGCCACCATGACCAACCATCTCATGCGCTGTGGAATATCCATCTTGTGTGTTGTGATCATGGCGTCGATTCCTGCACGGCAGTATCGCCGCGTGTCTCCTTACCTCTATCTGCTTACCATTCTTCTACTGATTGGCGTAGTCCTTGCTGGAGACAGCAGTAACGGCTCTCAGCGCTGGTTGAGTATTGCGGGATTTCGTTTTCAACCATCAGAGTTGGTGAAACTGGCCATTCCCATGATGGTGGCTTGGTTTATACAGCAAGAAGGGACGCGACCAACCGGGATTAGGCTACTCGTCGCTATTTTGATGACCGCCATACCAGCGGGCTTGATATTTGTTCAGCCTGATCTCGATGGAGCAATCTTCGGCATCATATACATGCTATTTGTGCTCTATTTCGCAGGCATGAGCTGGAAGATCATTGGTGGCTTTGCTGCCCTTGTTGCCACTTCGATACCGTTGCTGTGGTTTTTTGTGATTGAGGCTTATCAGAAGAAGCGCATCATACAGTTTCTTAACCCGCAAAGTGACCCACTGGGCTCTGGTTATCAGATCATTCAGTCACATATTGCGATTGGATCTGGAGGCGTGACAGGGAAAGGCTGGATGAATGCCACTCAAAGTTCGCTCGGCTTCATTCCAGAGAGCCACACTGATTTTATCTTCTCTGCTTATGCGGAAGAGTGGGGGTTTCTTGGTTGTGTATTGCTGCTGTCGCTTTATCTATTTATCACCTTGAGAGCACTTTGGCTCGCCTGTCATTGTCATCACGCCTATAGCCGACTGGTGTGCGGGTCATTGGCGCTGAGTTTCTTTTTATATGCCTTTATCAATACAGGGATGGTTAGCGGATTGTTGCCAGTCATGGGAAGTCCATTGCCATTTTTCAGCTATGGTGGCACCGCGATGATCACCCAAGGCGTCTGCTTTGGCATCATTATGTCATTGTGCCGAGCATCGTCGCGTTATGAGTAG
- a CDS encoding DUF3332 family protein gives MKLIKTTITAALMSTMLTGCIGQMATTGALMYEVNLKGVDNRYARAGLYTLMSPVYAITAAADLFVVNSIEFWTGTNPITKKKAVADTPAEAYIKVNHKVGKQFSTAPVKLSKLDNNTMQMEFIDEEGKARTLVGVSGEESVDFYLDGQYITTATHQELEQYAAAS, from the coding sequence TGTTGACTGGCTGTATCGGTCAAATGGCAACAACGGGTGCACTTATGTATGAAGTAAACCTAAAAGGGGTCGACAACCGTTACGCCCGTGCTGGTCTTTACACTCTGATGTCACCGGTTTACGCGATCACGGCTGCGGCTGACTTGTTTGTGGTTAACTCGATCGAGTTTTGGACGGGCACGAACCCTATTACTAAGAAAAAAGCCGTGGCAGATACGCCAGCTGAGGCGTACATCAAAGTAAACCACAAAGTTGGTAAGCAGTTCTCTACCGCACCGGTGAAGCTTTCAAAGCTTGATAACAACACCATGCAAATGGAGTTTATCGACGAGGAAGGTAAAGCTCGTACCTTGGTAGGCGTAAGTGGTGAAGAGTCCGTTGATTTCTATCTAGATGGTCAGTACATCACGACTGCAACGCATCAAGAATTGGAGCAGTACGCCGCTGCATCGTAA
- the dmeF gene encoding CDF family Co(II)/Ni(II) efflux transporter DmeF — MSFESAPHSHNFSSHNHQGEKRTFYVLLLTVTTMVVEIVAGTIYGSMALLADGWHMGTHAAAFCITLFAYRYAKKHENNDRFSFGTGKVSVLGGYTSAIALGIVAIMMIVESVHRLFNPQPIHFNEAIIVAFIGLAVNVASMFLLGDHHHHDHHHHDHGHSHDHGHAHHHHDHNLRAAYLHVLADALTSVLAIGALILGKLYGWNWLDAFMGIVGALVIGKWTLNLLKQTSPILLDESIEETYRAEIREELAPFAEVADLHIWRVSGHHYAAAITLVSKDTLSLQAFKQKLSKFDKISHLTLEVRST, encoded by the coding sequence ATGTCTTTTGAATCTGCGCCCCACTCACACAATTTTTCTAGCCATAATCACCAAGGTGAGAAACGAACTTTTTATGTGCTGTTGCTCACTGTCACCACTATGGTGGTTGAAATCGTGGCGGGTACCATCTACGGCTCCATGGCACTGTTGGCTGATGGTTGGCACATGGGCACACACGCTGCCGCTTTTTGTATCACCTTGTTTGCTTATCGCTATGCGAAGAAGCATGAGAACAACGATAGATTCTCCTTTGGCACGGGCAAGGTTAGCGTACTTGGGGGCTATACCAGTGCGATTGCGCTGGGTATTGTGGCGATTATGATGATCGTCGAATCGGTGCACCGATTGTTCAATCCACAGCCGATTCATTTCAATGAAGCTATTATCGTCGCCTTTATTGGTCTGGCCGTGAATGTTGCGAGTATGTTTTTGCTGGGGGATCACCACCATCACGACCACCATCATCATGACCATGGGCATTCACATGATCACGGACATGCACACCATCATCACGACCACAACCTAAGAGCTGCTTACCTGCACGTTTTAGCGGACGCGTTGACCTCTGTGCTTGCCATTGGTGCTTTGATTCTGGGTAAGCTCTATGGATGGAATTGGCTAGATGCATTTATGGGGATCGTTGGCGCCCTGGTTATTGGTAAATGGACGCTAAATCTCCTAAAACAAACCAGCCCTATTTTGCTCGACGAAAGCATAGAGGAAACGTATCGAGCAGAAATTCGTGAAGAGCTTGCGCCCTTTGCTGAAGTAGCTGATTTGCATATCTGGAGAGTGAGTGGTCATCACTATGCGGCGGCGATTACCTTGGTGTCTAAGGACACGCTTTCTTTGCAGGCGTTCAAACAAAAGCTGAGCAAGTTTGATAAGATAAGTCATCTCACATTAGAAGTACGTTCGACTTAA
- the dctP gene encoding TRAP transporter substrate-binding protein DctP, giving the protein MLNNMEMVLMNMVRKGKAFKLSALALVGVFGMSGLVQAQSINLSYNGAPDADKNAVHLFASNLKSIVEKNSNGEIELKLYPNSILGEEQERMEQVINSPSLNIASFGGISPIFPEIFVSSIPFMFTDFDMARKFFDEGDYWKKAQTEFYQRNNAHLLAVVEEGGFLAFTNNKREIRTPDDFKGLKFRAMDKSQVALYESFGASGTPIPWTEVYMALKMGVADGQMNPPMYIIMGSLNEVQQYLTLANVQYSDQFLVANDNLMKNLTDKQREILLNAVKEANTLNRESVQSQVENRIDYLSKNGMKVYQPTEEEIAQFRDASKESYISWLETQGIDKSWVDLAMKDIK; this is encoded by the coding sequence ATGTTAAATAACATGGAGATGGTGTTGATGAATATGGTTCGTAAAGGAAAAGCTTTTAAACTGTCCGCGCTGGCGTTGGTTGGGGTATTTGGGATGTCTGGTCTCGTTCAGGCTCAGTCTATCAACCTAAGTTATAACGGTGCACCAGATGCAGATAAAAACGCGGTGCACTTATTTGCTTCTAACTTAAAGTCCATTGTCGAGAAGAACTCGAACGGCGAAATAGAATTAAAGCTTTATCCAAATAGTATTTTAGGTGAGGAACAAGAGCGTATGGAGCAAGTGATTAATTCTCCTAGCCTTAACATCGCATCTTTTGGAGGCATTTCGCCGATTTTCCCAGAAATATTTGTCAGCTCCATCCCATTTATGTTCACCGATTTTGACATGGCACGTAAGTTCTTCGATGAGGGGGATTACTGGAAAAAAGCGCAAACTGAGTTCTATCAGAGAAACAACGCACACCTTCTTGCTGTCGTGGAAGAGGGGGGCTTTCTTGCCTTCACTAACAACAAGCGTGAGATTCGTACGCCGGATGACTTTAAAGGTTTGAAGTTTAGAGCGATGGACAAGAGCCAAGTGGCATTATACGAATCGTTTGGCGCGTCCGGTACGCCAATTCCATGGACCGAAGTTTATATGGCGCTCAAAATGGGTGTTGCTGACGGTCAAATGAACCCACCTATGTACATCATCATGGGTAGCTTGAATGAAGTTCAGCAATACCTAACGCTGGCGAATGTTCAGTATTCAGACCAGTTCTTAGTTGCCAACGACAACTTAATGAAAAATCTTACCGACAAGCAACGTGAGATCTTACTCAATGCAGTCAAAGAGGCGAATACACTCAATAGAGAGTCGGTTCAGTCTCAAGTTGAAAACAGAATCGATTACTTATCTAAAAATGGTATGAAGGTTTACCAGCCAACGGAAGAAGAAATTGCCCAGTTTAGAGACGCATCAAAAGAGTCTTATATCAGTTGGTTAGAAACTCAAGGCATCGATAAGAGCTGGGTAGACCTAGCGATGAAAGATATTAAATAG
- a CDS encoding C45 family autoproteolytic acyltransferase/hydolase, with translation MTTSTLTLLNQFEDGKIFETNEEMLYVLQLQGSWFEMGRQYGALAKDHMEAMYQKIVQPEINHGLITQADAFELFGTRIFNALSLRRKQYFQGVADGAGWPVEKVVVLDQSGPMAIYLGKLHSFSGCSSLATWGENTKDGHALVGRNMDWAELFLDFPIYTTVYNPTDGSNGIVNVSWPGWQWLVTGFNDKGVYTDLHDGTSMGGNIVSIEKPSFLNSVFDYMAESDSIEALSARFQASRTDVAAIWMLADQQGKACAYENTIQENRLRSADKDASSFVTVNTFLNPDWGLGKRETQSFSLKRFDNLNARHDEKAGQLDTQQMRDIFDLTLYNEDGSFKENGGVTKPTNQDVDLTNYQIVADLNELQLWVKLPALGVESDWAHVDVKSLFVNK, from the coding sequence ATGACAACTTCAACACTAACACTGCTTAATCAATTTGAAGACGGCAAAATTTTTGAAACTAACGAAGAGATGCTTTACGTCCTTCAACTGCAAGGCAGTTGGTTTGAGATGGGCCGCCAATATGGCGCACTGGCGAAAGATCACATGGAGGCGATGTACCAAAAAATCGTTCAACCAGAAATCAATCACGGCTTGATCACTCAAGCTGACGCATTTGAGCTGTTTGGTACTCGTATCTTTAACGCTCTTTCACTGCGTCGTAAGCAATATTTCCAAGGTGTAGCCGACGGTGCCGGCTGGCCTGTTGAGAAAGTGGTCGTGCTAGACCAAAGCGGTCCGATGGCTATCTACTTGGGTAAACTGCACTCTTTCTCTGGTTGCTCATCGTTGGCGACATGGGGCGAAAACACTAAAGATGGTCACGCTCTTGTCGGACGCAATATGGACTGGGCTGAGCTATTTCTTGATTTCCCAATCTACACGACTGTTTATAACCCAACGGATGGTTCAAACGGTATCGTGAACGTGAGCTGGCCAGGTTGGCAGTGGCTAGTAACAGGTTTCAATGACAAAGGCGTTTACACCGACCTGCATGATGGTACGTCAATGGGCGGTAACATTGTCTCTATCGAAAAACCTTCATTCTTGAACTCTGTGTTCGACTATATGGCAGAGTCTGACTCAATCGAAGCTCTGAGCGCTCGTTTTCAAGCCTCTCGTACTGATGTGGCCGCTATCTGGATGCTTGCTGATCAACAAGGTAAAGCGTGTGCTTATGAGAACACCATTCAAGAGAACCGCCTGCGCTCTGCAGACAAAGATGCAAGCTCGTTTGTGACAGTGAACACCTTCCTAAACCCAGATTGGGGTCTAGGTAAACGTGAAACACAAAGCTTCTCACTAAAACGTTTTGACAACCTCAATGCGCGTCACGATGAAAAAGCAGGTCAGCTGGATACACAACAAATGCGTGATATCTTCGACCTAACGCTATACAACGAAGACGGCAGCTTTAAAGAAAACGGTGGTGTAACCAAACCAACTAACCAAGATGTGGATCTCACCAACTACCAAATCGTAGCAGACCTAAATGAGCTTCAATTGTGGGTCAAACTACCAGCGCTAGGTGTAGAGAGTGATTGGGCACATGTTGATGTTAAGTCACTGTTTGTAAATAAGTAA
- a CDS encoding transposase: MSRPLRIEYPGALYYVTCKGNDGQPIFQDRGDFELFLQVLEHTALRYNWQVHSYCLMSNQYHVMLETPDGNLSIGMRQLSGVYTQRFNHKRGRSGHLFQGRFKSVLIDREAYFLSVSRDIMLNPVHAKMVVDPESYPWSSWCYLNGSKTSPTWFDSKTTLKSFDSSPSAALTKYKKYVLDGKDENPWQNVKRQIFLGDETFIQRHLSNLDSSDIELGDIPTPQRRSAPLTLEAYEQQAQSRDEAICLAFRSGGYTQKQIGAHFGLHYSRVSRIVSKATL, translated from the coding sequence ATGAGCAGACCACTACGAATCGAATACCCTGGCGCCTTGTATTATGTCACTTGTAAAGGCAACGACGGACAACCTATTTTCCAAGATAGAGGCGATTTCGAACTGTTCTTACAGGTACTCGAGCATACTGCCCTGCGATACAACTGGCAGGTCCATAGCTACTGCTTAATGTCGAATCAATATCATGTGATGCTAGAAACGCCGGATGGCAATTTGAGTATTGGTATGCGTCAGCTTAGTGGTGTATACACGCAGAGGTTTAATCACAAACGTGGTCGCAGCGGACACCTTTTCCAAGGTCGTTTTAAATCGGTCTTGATCGACCGAGAGGCTTACTTCTTATCTGTTAGCCGAGATATTATGCTAAACCCGGTACATGCAAAAATGGTCGTCGATCCAGAAAGTTACCCATGGAGCAGTTGGTGTTATCTAAACGGTAGCAAAACATCACCAACCTGGTTTGATAGTAAAACTACGTTAAAGTCATTCGATAGCAGTCCATCTGCCGCGCTAACGAAGTACAAAAAGTATGTTTTGGATGGCAAAGATGAGAATCCATGGCAAAACGTGAAACGACAGATTTTCTTAGGAGATGAAACATTTATCCAGCGCCATCTTTCTAACCTAGATAGTAGCGATATTGAGCTCGGTGATATCCCAACGCCACAACGTCGCTCAGCCCCTTTGACCCTAGAGGCATACGAACAACAAGCACAAAGCCGCGACGAAGCGATATGTTTGGCATTTCGAAGTGGCGGTTATACGCAAAAGCAAATTGGTGCACATTTTGGGCTGCACTATTCGCGAGTTAGTCGTATTGTTTCTAAAGCAACGCTCTAG
- a CDS encoding DUF2061 domain-containing protein, with translation MIKTITFAGIHFTIATMVAFALTGDFLLGSLVAMIEPTINTGAFYLHEKAWQKVAFLKRRQSLTQVKTASFAVIHFSVAFTVTYLLTGDAFIGGLMATIEPAINSVAYFFHEKVWQRKSHESIGVNFNKPVAA, from the coding sequence ATGATCAAGACTATAACTTTTGCAGGCATCCACTTCACGATTGCAACCATGGTAGCTTTTGCTCTTACTGGTGACTTTTTGCTAGGTAGTCTTGTCGCCATGATTGAACCAACCATCAACACAGGTGCTTTCTACCTTCACGAAAAAGCGTGGCAAAAAGTGGCCTTTTTAAAACGTCGACAGTCTTTGACTCAAGTGAAAACCGCTAGCTTTGCCGTTATTCACTTTAGCGTTGCCTTCACTGTGACTTACTTGCTAACTGGGGATGCATTTATCGGTGGCTTGATGGCAACAATCGAACCAGCCATTAACTCAGTCGCCTACTTCTTCCATGAAAAAGTATGGCAACGCAAATCTCATGAGAGCATTGGTGTTAACTTCAACAAACCGGTTGCCGCGTAA
- a CDS encoding nuclear transport factor 2 family protein: protein MIKRLTSLMLLVATTTVFAQSNDSVTIDLASLKKENWTEQEANNAALITDFVQHLMNDHDFDYVMKHYNDSAYVQHNRNLPDKVTGLVGFLTEFVEEYPDYSYDVKHIYVDGDYVIFHSHATLNKEDRGNDEKGMNIIDTWRIEDGRIVEHWDSIQALDFSMRVYSLISGGDIANENGVF, encoded by the coding sequence ATGATTAAACGACTTACTTCACTTATGCTTCTCGTCGCAACAACCACCGTTTTCGCGCAGTCTAACGACTCTGTCACGATAGATCTTGCGTCATTGAAGAAGGAAAACTGGACTGAGCAAGAAGCCAACAATGCTGCGCTGATCACTGACTTTGTACAACACCTGATGAACGACCATGACTTTGATTATGTGATGAAGCATTACAACGACAGCGCCTATGTGCAGCACAATCGAAACCTACCGGATAAAGTGACGGGTCTCGTTGGGTTTCTAACTGAGTTTGTCGAAGAATATCCAGACTACAGCTATGATGTGAAGCACATCTATGTCGACGGCGACTATGTGATTTTTCATTCCCACGCGACACTAAACAAAGAAGACCGGGGGAATGATGAAAAAGGAATGAACATTATCGATACTTGGCGCATCGAAGATGGTCGCATTGTCGAGCATTGGGACTCCATTCAAGCACTCGACTTTTCTATGAGAGTCTACTCCCTAATCAGTGGTGGCGATATTGCCAACGAGAACGGTGTGTTCTAA
- a CDS encoding TRAP transporter small permease has translation MNVVVLLGGVLSRYIFNSSPIWVDEAARYLLIGSVMLMAGILITTNEHMRLSIVDKLPKGKLPYIVVFYRHLVTTAIATFMTYASYHYAVSIANFTTIGLGISKSIPLYALPIGFFFITLYSAIKTVSVVTNKEGLR, from the coding sequence ATGAATGTAGTGGTATTACTTGGTGGTGTGCTATCAAGATATATATTTAATTCCTCACCAATTTGGGTTGATGAAGCTGCGCGTTATCTTTTAATTGGCTCTGTCATGTTGATGGCTGGCATATTAATCACTACCAATGAGCATATGCGACTCAGCATCGTAGATAAACTTCCCAAAGGTAAGTTGCCATATATTGTTGTTTTCTACCGCCATCTAGTGACAACAGCTATCGCAACGTTCATGACGTATGCGAGTTATCACTATGCGGTTTCTATTGCCAACTTTACGACTATTGGCTTGGGGATCAGTAAATCCATCCCCCTATACGCACTACCTATTGGGTTCTTTTTTATCACCCTTTACTCAGCAATTAAAACAGTGAGTGTAGTAACTAATAAGGAAGGCTTGCGATGA
- a CDS encoding DedA family protein, whose amino-acid sequence MLDATQDVLIAIWNQDFDALLSPGSAVLIYILVTLFIGLESSFLPAAPLPCDSIVVLVGTLSAVGVLNPFLAFALLIIAASVGSWLAYLQGRWLNKLPVVRGWLMKVPESNMRLVDNLLGRHGLIALFVARFVPGVRSLVPMVMGIRLHQVQRFHYFAWCSATLWIALLAGVGFVLPSLPDTVSRVATMVLMAAPIVTLCAAIITFVTWRLRRVISGYRNSLKKS is encoded by the coding sequence ATGCTTGATGCGACCCAAGACGTCTTGATTGCCATTTGGAATCAAGACTTTGACGCGTTGCTGTCGCCTGGTAGCGCGGTACTGATTTATATCTTAGTGACCCTATTTATTGGTCTTGAAAGCAGTTTTTTGCCAGCTGCACCATTGCCTTGTGACAGTATCGTTGTGTTGGTGGGAACCTTATCTGCCGTCGGGGTTCTTAACCCTTTTCTCGCATTTGCGCTGCTCATCATCGCCGCCTCCGTGGGCAGTTGGCTCGCCTATTTGCAGGGACGTTGGCTTAACAAGCTTCCCGTTGTTCGAGGCTGGCTGATGAAAGTGCCTGAAAGCAATATGCGCCTAGTCGATAACCTTTTGGGTCGCCATGGGCTAATTGCGCTATTCGTTGCCAGATTTGTCCCGGGAGTTCGCTCACTGGTGCCTATGGTAATGGGGATTCGTCTGCACCAAGTTCAGCGCTTTCACTACTTTGCTTGGTGTAGTGCCACGCTATGGATTGCATTACTAGCGGGCGTAGGATTCGTCTTACCTTCATTGCCAGATACCGTGAGTAGAGTCGCGACGATGGTACTGATGGCAGCACCTATTGTGACCCTGTGCGCCGCTATCATCACCTTTGTTACTTGGCGTTTGCGCCGCGTTATTTCAGGTTATCGAAATAGCCTAAAAAAATCCTAA
- a CDS encoding outer membrane beta-barrel protein, with product MSKTTNTLFLSLLTATISTSAFAKPGFYIGGNIPVANENYISPLGVKIDATNRLNFEFIGGYEFAISEKFGLGLEAQYSSVGEYKYKDISTSKADAFFISAKPKYYIADSNFYIGGMFGIGDVALDVKNHHFDFGVKNDAVGYQIGVEAGYQIDNLDVAFGLKDISSKIQNVDVRSSGPFVGIRYNF from the coding sequence ATGTCTAAAACTACCAATACCTTATTCTTATCACTACTTACTGCAACAATATCAACGAGTGCGTTTGCAAAACCAGGATTTTACATCGGTGGTAACATTCCAGTTGCTAACGAAAACTACATTTCTCCTCTAGGAGTCAAAATCGACGCTACTAATCGCTTAAATTTTGAGTTCATTGGTGGCTATGAGTTTGCTATTTCTGAAAAGTTCGGACTTGGCCTAGAAGCCCAGTACTCATCTGTCGGTGAATATAAGTACAAAGATATATCAACAAGTAAGGCAGATGCTTTTTTCATTAGCGCGAAGCCAAAGTACTATATTGCTGACAGCAACTTTTATATTGGCGGCATGTTTGGTATTGGTGATGTCGCTCTTGACGTTAAAAACCATCATTTCGATTTTGGTGTTAAGAACGATGCTGTCGGGTACCAAATTGGGGTTGAAGCAGGCTACCAAATCGACAATCTAGACGTCGCATTTGGCCTTAAAGACATCAGTTCGAAAATTCAAAATGTGGACGTTCGATCTTCTGGTCCATTTGTAGGTATCAGGTATAACTTTTAA
- a CDS encoding winged helix-turn-helix transcriptional regulator yields MANTERRVFYNDSDCPVRNVVAQIGDKWSLLILFALVDGSDRFNALKSRIEGISQRMLTQTLRDLEREGYVNRTVYPEVPVRVEYALTDLGRDLVKPLYNLVQWAESHQDEITRSREAYDNQ; encoded by the coding sequence ATGGCGAATACAGAGAGACGAGTGTTTTACAACGACAGCGACTGCCCAGTTAGAAATGTGGTAGCACAAATCGGCGACAAATGGTCATTGCTGATCTTATTTGCATTAGTGGATGGATCCGATCGATTTAATGCATTGAAGTCGAGAATCGAAGGGATCTCGCAACGCATGTTGACTCAGACATTGCGTGATTTAGAGCGAGAAGGGTATGTGAATCGAACGGTATACCCAGAGGTGCCGGTGCGCGTTGAGTACGCTTTGACAGATTTAGGCAGAGATCTCGTCAAGCCACTCTATAATCTGGTTCAGTGGGCAGAGAGTCATCAAGATGAGATTACCCGCTCTCGCGAGGCGTACGACAACCAATAG